One region of Hymenobacter sediminicola genomic DNA includes:
- a CDS encoding 4a-hydroxytetrahydrobiopterin dehydratase → MWTEHDNALTRRYRFPDFKTAFAFMTDVAEAAEAQDHHPWWANEYNTVEFRLRTHDAGNTVTKRDHRLAERIEALATRHGAESVA, encoded by the coding sequence ATGTGGACCGAACACGACAACGCCCTTACTCGCCGCTACCGTTTCCCTGACTTCAAAACGGCCTTCGCCTTCATGACCGACGTGGCCGAAGCCGCCGAAGCGCAGGACCATCACCCGTGGTGGGCCAACGAGTACAATACCGTGGAGTTCCGGCTGCGCACCCACGATGCCGGCAACACTGTAACCAAGCGCGACCACCGGCTGGCGGAGCGCATTGAGGCACTGGCCACCCGGCATGGGGCGGAGTCTGTAGCTTAG
- a CDS encoding tetratricopeptide repeat protein produces MTPPIDLRPYLDELERFADGQMSESEQAAFELRMEQDEQLSAAYEAYERFTADLRWVAGHETLRHRLKGLDKRLDQRQDALARIQRRRRRTQIRWGVASGVLLVIVGLALWLWLRPHTLSPDEAWTRYYSPDPGLSEATTQRTGNLLLTEAMRQYHNGQYPEALQSMRRISEASLSPDSLYYYTGVVLLRQDDATAARTYLLRASRQPGSALAGKALYHLGMAQWRTGLLPQAEATLRTVADDAQNPYQAEARKVLQDEAVFPRD; encoded by the coding sequence ATGACACCACCCATCGATTTGCGCCCCTACCTCGATGAGCTGGAACGCTTTGCCGATGGGCAGATGTCGGAGAGTGAGCAGGCTGCTTTTGAGCTGCGGATGGAGCAGGACGAGCAGCTAAGCGCGGCCTACGAAGCCTACGAGCGGTTTACGGCCGACCTGCGCTGGGTGGCCGGCCACGAAACCCTGCGCCACCGTCTCAAGGGGCTCGACAAGCGTCTCGACCAGCGCCAGGATGCGTTGGCCCGCATTCAGCGCCGTCGCCGCCGCACCCAAATACGCTGGGGTGTAGCATCGGGGGTGCTCCTGGTGATAGTAGGCTTGGCCCTGTGGCTGTGGCTACGCCCGCACACCCTGAGCCCCGACGAAGCTTGGACGCGCTACTACTCCCCCGACCCCGGTCTGAGCGAAGCTACTACTCAAAGAACCGGCAACCTGCTGCTTACGGAAGCCATGCGCCAGTACCACAATGGCCAGTATCCGGAAGCGCTGCAGTCAATGCGTCGGATTTCCGAAGCCAGCCTGAGCCCCGATTCGCTTTATTATTATACAGGAGTGGTGCTACTCCGCCAAGACGACGCCACTGCCGCCCGCACCTACCTGCTGCGCGCCAGCCGGCAGCCAGGCTCAGCCCTTGCCGGCAAGGCGCTCTATCATTTGGGTATGGCCCAATGGCGCACGGGCTTGCTTCCTCAGGCCGAAGCAACCCTACGGACAGTAGCCGACGATGCTCAGAACCCTTATCAGGCAGAGGCCCGGAAAGTGCTGCAAGACGAGGCAGTATTTCCGCGCGACTAA
- a CDS encoding metallophosphoesterase family protein has protein sequence MARYVTTDLHGCLRTFQHLLEHELQLQPTDELYLLGDYVNKGPNSRGVLDYLMTLPAQGYQVHCLRGNHDQELLDAALGHRHLTWASAADRGLTLESFGVSRAEDIPDTYLQWLSALPYQLDIPGFTLVHAGFNFQLPPDRMRTDWHTMLNIKQFTVDASRLQGRRLVHGHVPTPTAEVQRRVRVRSSALGLDTGCVYRHNPELAHLAALNLDTFALTLVPNREQPYPIARR, from the coding sequence ATGGCCCGTTATGTTACCACCGACCTGCATGGCTGTCTGCGCACGTTTCAGCACTTGCTGGAGCATGAGTTGCAGCTGCAGCCCACCGACGAGTTGTACTTGCTGGGCGACTATGTGAACAAAGGCCCTAACAGCCGCGGGGTGCTCGACTACCTGATGACGTTGCCAGCACAAGGATACCAGGTGCACTGCCTACGCGGCAACCACGACCAAGAACTGCTTGATGCGGCGCTAGGTCATCGTCACCTCACGTGGGCATCTGCTGCCGACCGGGGCCTAACGCTGGAGAGCTTCGGAGTAAGTCGCGCCGAGGATATTCCTGATACGTATTTGCAGTGGTTGAGCGCCTTGCCGTACCAGCTCGATATTCCGGGCTTCACGCTGGTGCATGCCGGATTCAACTTTCAACTCCCGCCCGACCGGATGCGCACCGACTGGCATACCATGCTTAACATCAAGCAATTCACGGTTGATGCCTCCAGGTTACAGGGCCGTCGGCTGGTACATGGCCACGTGCCCACTCCTACTGCCGAAGTGCAGCGCCGGGTGCGAGTGCGAAGTAGTGCACTAGGCTTAGATACCGGCTGTGTATACCGTCATAACCCGGAGCTGGCTCATCTGGCCGCCCTCAACCTCGACACCTTCGCTCTAACGTTAGTACCCAACCGAGAGCAGCCCTATCCTATAGCTCGCCGCTGA
- a CDS encoding GAF domain-containing protein — MPTTFPGLIPDNEGQRIDALSQYEVLFQPNQPLFNEFVSILAKLFAVPVALVSLVGAEEVVFAGNVGLQEVQRASRSNSLCSVAVLHEGITVFEDLAQHPCELVNMDAVRGLQLGFYAGRPLRSPDGSAVGTLCVIDRKPRMLSLTEQILLDHMGQAASDILLLEAAFANDQTLSRGLWERVRQQIHFSLTRMDTLAELSKHEEDEDTDAARAYRQSSQEEALLVVQAMQKELKQALASISR; from the coding sequence ATGCCAACTACTTTTCCTGGGCTGATTCCAGATAATGAGGGCCAACGTATTGATGCGCTCAGCCAGTATGAGGTGCTTTTTCAGCCTAACCAGCCATTATTTAATGAGTTTGTAAGCATTCTGGCGAAGCTTTTCGCTGTTCCTGTGGCTCTGGTGTCCTTGGTCGGGGCCGAGGAGGTGGTGTTTGCCGGTAACGTAGGTCTGCAGGAAGTGCAGCGAGCCTCCCGCTCCAATAGTCTCTGTTCGGTAGCCGTTCTGCACGAAGGCATTACAGTGTTCGAGGACTTGGCGCAGCATCCCTGCGAGCTGGTTAATATGGATGCTGTGCGCGGACTTCAGCTTGGCTTTTATGCGGGCCGTCCTCTCCGCTCACCCGATGGATCTGCCGTTGGCACATTGTGCGTGATAGACAGAAAACCCCGTATGCTCTCCCTCACCGAGCAGATACTGCTCGACCACATGGGGCAAGCAGCGTCGGATATTCTACTATTGGAAGCGGCCTTCGCCAACGACCAGACGCTGAGCCGAGGATTGTGGGAGCGGGTACGGCAGCAAATCCATTTTTCGCTTACCCGAATGGATACCTTGGCCGAGTTGAGCAAGCACGAGGAAGACGAAGACACCGATGCTGCCCGCGCCTACCGTCAGTCCAGCCAGGAGGAAGCACTACTGGTGGTACAAGCCATGCAGAAGGAGCTGAAACAGGCGTTGGCCAGCATTAGCCGCTAA
- the pckA gene encoding phosphoenolpyruvate carboxykinase (ATP), with protein sequence MTTLDARLAPLGITQAAQVHLNLTPEQLTQEALRRHEGVLTDTGALMADTGQFTGRSPKDRFVVKDAGTADSVWWGDINIPFAEDKFEQLHQKMVQYLADKELYVRDAYAGAHPDYQLKLRVVNELAWHNLFCYNMFLRPAEGADTSWTPDFSILCAPGFEADPAVDGTRQKNFAILNFSKKMILIGGTGYAGEMKKGIFGVLNYLLPHERATLPMHCSANVGKDGDTAIFFGLSGTGKTTLSADPNRGLIGDDEHGWTPDAGIFNFEGGCYAKVIDLSAEKEPEIWNAIKAGAIVENTRFVPGTTTVDYANKSVTENTRTAYPIHFIPNAIEPSVAEAPKNIFFLTADAFGVLPPISRLDKSHAMYHFMSGYTAKVAGTEMGITEPQTTFSACFGAVFLPLHPTKYAEMLGKKMDENEVNVWLVNTGWSGGSYGVGSRMKLSYTRAMITAALNGELNDVAFHKHPIFGVEVPAAVPGVPTDILDPRATWADPEAYDKTAADLAQKFVTNFQKYADFANDEILAGAPKVAVEV encoded by the coding sequence ATGACTACGCTTGACGCCCGCCTGGCTCCGCTGGGTATCACGCAGGCCGCCCAGGTGCACCTGAACCTGACGCCCGAGCAGCTCACGCAGGAAGCCCTGCGCCGCCACGAAGGCGTGCTCACCGACACCGGTGCCCTGATGGCCGACACCGGCCAGTTCACCGGCCGCTCTCCCAAAGACCGGTTCGTGGTGAAGGACGCCGGCACCGCCGACAGCGTGTGGTGGGGTGACATCAACATCCCCTTCGCCGAAGACAAGTTCGAGCAGCTGCACCAGAAGATGGTGCAGTACCTGGCCGACAAGGAACTTTACGTGCGCGACGCCTACGCCGGCGCCCACCCCGACTACCAGCTCAAGCTGCGCGTGGTCAACGAGCTGGCCTGGCACAACCTGTTCTGCTACAACATGTTCCTGCGCCCCGCTGAAGGCGCCGACACCAGCTGGACGCCCGACTTTAGCATCCTCTGCGCCCCCGGCTTCGAGGCCGACCCGGCCGTGGACGGCACCCGCCAGAAGAACTTTGCCATCCTCAACTTCTCCAAGAAGATGATTCTGATAGGTGGCACGGGCTATGCCGGCGAGATGAAAAAGGGCATCTTCGGCGTGCTCAACTACCTGCTGCCCCACGAGCGCGCCACGCTGCCCATGCACTGCTCGGCCAACGTGGGCAAAGACGGCGACACGGCCATTTTCTTCGGCCTCTCGGGCACCGGCAAAACCACGCTGTCGGCCGACCCCAACCGCGGCCTGATTGGTGATGATGAGCACGGCTGGACGCCGGATGCCGGCATCTTCAACTTCGAGGGCGGCTGCTACGCCAAGGTTATCGATTTGAGCGCCGAGAAAGAGCCCGAAATCTGGAACGCCATCAAGGCCGGCGCCATCGTGGAAAACACGCGCTTCGTGCCCGGCACCACCACCGTGGACTACGCCAACAAGAGCGTGACGGAAAACACGCGCACGGCCTACCCCATCCACTTTATTCCGAACGCCATCGAGCCGAGCGTGGCCGAGGCGCCCAAGAACATCTTCTTCCTGACGGCCGACGCCTTCGGGGTACTGCCGCCCATCAGCCGCCTGGACAAGAGCCACGCCATGTACCACTTCATGAGTGGCTACACGGCCAAGGTAGCGGGCACCGAAATGGGTATCACCGAGCCACAGACCACGTTTTCGGCTTGCTTCGGCGCCGTGTTCCTGCCGCTGCACCCGACCAAGTACGCCGAGATGCTGGGCAAGAAGATGGACGAAAACGAGGTGAACGTGTGGCTGGTGAACACGGGCTGGAGCGGCGGCAGCTACGGCGTCGGCTCACGCATGAAGCTGAGCTACACCCGGGCCATGATTACGGCCGCCCTCAACGGTGAGCTGAACGACGTGGCCTTCCACAAGCACCCGATTTTCGGGGTGGAAGTGCCGGCTGCGGTGCCGGGCGTACCCACCGACATCCTGGACCCACGCGCCACCTGGGCCGACCCGGAAGCGTACGACAAAACGGCCGCCGACCTGGCCCAGAAGTTCGTCACCAACTTCCAGAAGTACGCCGATTTCGCCAACGACGAAATCCTGGCCGGCGCGCCTAAAGTGGCAGTAGAGGTGTAG
- a CDS encoding RNA polymerase sigma factor, translating to MFFRRRPADPNALPDAALLARYREQGAVADLGVLYERHMPEVFAICRRYLRDDADAQDAVMQLFEQLVDKLRRHEVDNFPAWVHATARNHCLMLLRARQRPGPDRGGGLILHFPDAASMELAVAEHLNDDDPQEAEFNEARLQALEHALATLPDGQRRCLELFFLEKKCYRDIAQETGYDLNAVKSHLQNGKRNLRHHLESPPTTSPYSSDAAR from the coding sequence ATGTTCTTCCGCCGTCGTCCTGCTGACCCTAATGCACTGCCCGATGCTGCCTTGCTGGCACGCTACCGGGAGCAGGGCGCGGTAGCTGACCTGGGCGTGCTGTATGAACGGCATATGCCGGAGGTGTTTGCCATCTGCCGGCGCTACCTGCGCGACGATGCCGATGCGCAGGATGCTGTGATGCAGCTGTTTGAGCAGCTGGTAGACAAGCTGAGGCGCCATGAGGTGGATAATTTTCCGGCCTGGGTGCATGCCACGGCCCGCAACCACTGCCTGATGTTGCTGCGGGCCCGGCAACGGCCCGGCCCCGACCGGGGTGGGGGGCTGATCCTGCATTTTCCGGACGCGGCCAGTATGGAATTGGCAGTGGCGGAGCATCTGAATGATGATGACCCCCAAGAAGCCGAATTCAACGAAGCCCGCCTGCAGGCCCTGGAACATGCGCTGGCTACCCTGCCAGATGGCCAACGACGATGTCTGGAGCTATTTTTCCTGGAAAAGAAGTGCTACCGCGACATTGCTCAGGAAACCGGCTACGACCTGAATGCGGTGAAAAGCCATCTGCAGAACGGCAAGCGCAACTTGCGCCACCACCTTGAATCTCCTCCTACGACTTCGCCTTACTCCTCCGATGCGGCCCGATAA
- a CDS encoding AraC family transcriptional regulator, with translation MSKQIAHYNGLYGDDKAQVSHTYIYSQLIAPRNRTTNWGLKPHLHGNLYQLFFLEAGQATLDAVAEPMELVTPCVVLIPAGTVHGFTFSPQVKGRSLTVAEALLDTILQVSPSILIELNSLYVLSDFTEEESFAELLNLERHIHAEMHSQLPERQLALNGYFKLLFVKLFRLLKHQERKAAGSSNRNLHYFHEFQKSVARAAPFEKKISDYARELNITPVHLNRICQAVKGKSALEIVNANTIRRAHNHLVYTSSSISEIAYTLQFADSGYFTRFFRKHTGLSPVAYRAQAYRDETHAGKVAAETQREKQLPA, from the coding sequence ATGTCCAAGCAAATTGCTCACTACAACGGCCTTTACGGCGACGACAAGGCGCAGGTCTCGCACACCTACATCTACAGCCAACTAATTGCGCCACGCAACCGCACCACCAACTGGGGCCTGAAACCGCATCTGCACGGCAACCTCTACCAGCTCTTCTTTCTGGAGGCGGGGCAAGCTACCCTCGATGCTGTGGCGGAGCCGATGGAACTGGTAACGCCATGCGTGGTACTCATCCCGGCTGGCACGGTGCACGGCTTCACATTCAGCCCCCAGGTAAAAGGCCGTTCCCTCACAGTAGCTGAGGCGCTGCTGGACACCATTCTGCAGGTGAGCCCTTCTATTCTGATTGAGCTCAACAGCCTGTATGTGCTCAGCGACTTCACGGAAGAGGAGAGTTTTGCGGAGCTACTTAACCTAGAGCGGCACATCCATGCCGAAATGCACTCCCAGCTACCAGAGCGGCAATTGGCCTTGAATGGCTATTTCAAGCTTCTGTTTGTGAAGCTGTTCCGGCTCCTGAAGCATCAGGAGCGTAAGGCCGCCGGCAGCTCCAACCGCAACCTGCATTACTTTCACGAATTCCAGAAAAGCGTGGCCCGAGCTGCGCCGTTTGAGAAAAAGATTTCGGACTATGCGCGGGAGCTAAATATTACGCCGGTGCATCTGAACCGCATTTGCCAGGCAGTAAAAGGAAAATCGGCGCTGGAAATCGTGAATGCCAACACCATCCGGCGGGCGCACAACCACTTGGTATATACCTCTTCCTCGATTTCCGAAATTGCCTATACCCTGCAGTTTGCCGATTCCGGCTACTTTACCCGCTTTTTCCGCAAACACACAGGTCTGTCGCCGGTAGCCTACCGGGCCCAGGCCTACCGCGACGAGACCCATGCCGGCAAGGTAGCCGCAGAAACCCAACGCGAGAAGCAGCTACCTGCCTGA
- a CDS encoding TIGR04283 family arsenosugar biosynthesis glycosyltransferase produces the protein MTSAPAQSAAVPVSISIIIPTYKEAGHIGRLLWHLQAATGTDAALEILVADAQSPDATATEAQQAGARVIQCPHKGRATQLNFGASQATGDILYFLHADTYPPEGFVQDIRAAVAQGAGSGCYRLQFDHPSWFLKANAWFTRFGAEVFRFGDQSLFVRRTVFAQSGGYREDMIVFEDQEITRRLKQLAPFRVLPGYIVTSARKYRENGVVRLQGIYYLITAMYRLGMPQQRMVDAYRRLIRQDKV, from the coding sequence ATGACTTCTGCGCCCGCCCAATCGGCTGCTGTGCCGGTTTCCATCAGCATCATCATTCCCACGTATAAAGAAGCCGGCCATATCGGGCGGCTGCTATGGCATTTGCAGGCAGCTACGGGCACTGATGCAGCGCTGGAAATTCTGGTGGCTGATGCGCAGAGCCCCGATGCCACGGCCACCGAGGCGCAGCAAGCCGGAGCCCGTGTGATACAGTGCCCGCACAAAGGCCGCGCTACGCAACTCAACTTCGGGGCCAGCCAGGCCACCGGCGACATTCTCTATTTCCTCCACGCCGATACGTATCCGCCCGAAGGGTTTGTGCAGGATATCAGGGCGGCAGTAGCGCAAGGAGCAGGCAGTGGCTGCTACCGGCTGCAGTTCGACCACCCCAGCTGGTTTCTGAAGGCTAATGCGTGGTTCACGCGTTTCGGCGCCGAAGTATTTCGCTTCGGCGACCAGAGCCTGTTTGTGCGGCGCACTGTGTTTGCGCAGTCAGGAGGCTACCGGGAAGATATGATTGTCTTTGAAGATCAGGAAATTACTCGGCGGCTTAAGCAACTGGCTCCTTTTCGGGTGCTGCCGGGATACATCGTCACATCGGCCCGTAAGTACCGCGAAAACGGGGTGGTGCGGCTACAGGGCATCTACTACCTCATCACGGCTATGTACCGGCTGGGCATGCCGCAGCAGCGTATGGTAGATGCTTACCGCCGCCTCATCCGGCAGGACAAGGTGTAG
- a CDS encoding TonB family protein — protein sequence MNLLLRLRLTPPMRPDNQSPSSLLPAGSAGEHLPLALLRQYVAGTLPATEQYRVERHTQACTRCADVLEGLSLTSQAATDKSLSELQARLRARVAELEPDVVVPAGMFVRSWQQLAAVVLLLLVGTGVWLGLRRSSDGPTAAPRVAQRQPAATPETYATVPPDAASPAPDVEVADKSVVTPEAAASAPSVALNTSPVKARRSAKPARTPEDTALESGSGGIAMASASVALADADGGQGISEEAESAANRISTADDEATKQTVAAPQVMTKAKSKAATARMQAAAAPAAIDNMAKTRTIDAKGLNAGTRTVRGRVTNYVSGEGLGGVQIRANGVSTGVSTAADGSFSVSIPAAATTLAFEAAGYLLKEQVLAKDSDEVKLTLAPKPTEAPVLVRREKAPATIDLAATPAGGQRAFRDYLRDSLEYPEKAMKDEKEGSVKLSFLVNVDGTLQNIKVMKGLTEECDAEAIRLLQEGPAWHPAIINGRRTARTVQISIPFRIADHQ from the coding sequence TTGAATCTCCTCCTACGACTTCGCCTTACTCCTCCGATGCGGCCCGATAATCAGTCTCCGTCCTCTCTGCTACCTGCCGGTTCGGCTGGGGAGCATCTGCCGCTGGCTTTGCTGCGGCAGTATGTGGCCGGTACGCTGCCTGCCACTGAGCAGTACCGCGTAGAGCGCCACACCCAAGCCTGTACGCGCTGCGCCGATGTGCTGGAAGGGTTGTCTCTGACCAGCCAAGCGGCTACTGATAAGTCCCTTTCTGAACTGCAGGCCCGTCTTCGTGCCCGCGTAGCCGAGCTGGAGCCCGATGTGGTAGTTCCGGCCGGGATGTTCGTGCGGTCCTGGCAGCAGCTAGCAGCCGTGGTACTGCTGCTGCTGGTAGGCACTGGCGTATGGCTAGGCCTGCGCCGCTCCTCTGATGGACCAACGGCAGCACCACGTGTTGCTCAGCGCCAGCCAGCTGCTACTCCCGAAACATATGCCACCGTTCCTCCAGACGCAGCTTCGCCAGCTCCTGACGTTGAGGTAGCTGACAAGTCCGTCGTCACGCCTGAAGCAGCCGCTTCAGCTCCGTCAGTTGCGCTGAACACAAGCCCAGTGAAAGCCCGCCGCTCAGCAAAACCGGCACGGACACCAGAGGATACAGCGCTTGAATCGGGTAGCGGTGGCATAGCCATGGCCAGCGCCTCTGTTGCCCTAGCCGATGCGGACGGTGGGCAGGGTATTTCGGAAGAAGCAGAGTCTGCTGCCAATAGAATCAGCACGGCTGACGATGAAGCAACGAAACAGACCGTAGCAGCGCCGCAGGTTATGACTAAGGCGAAAAGCAAAGCCGCTACAGCCCGGATGCAGGCTGCGGCCGCGCCGGCAGCTATTGATAATATGGCGAAAACCCGCACTATAGATGCTAAGGGCCTCAACGCTGGCACCCGCACGGTTCGGGGCCGCGTCACAAACTACGTGAGTGGAGAAGGCCTGGGTGGGGTGCAGATACGAGCCAATGGCGTGAGCACCGGGGTAAGTACTGCTGCCGATGGCTCTTTCAGCGTCTCAATACCTGCCGCTGCCACCACGCTGGCCTTCGAAGCTGCTGGGTATCTGCTCAAGGAACAGGTACTTGCCAAGGATTCCGACGAAGTAAAACTGACACTCGCCCCGAAGCCAACAGAGGCGCCTGTATTGGTGCGCCGCGAAAAGGCCCCGGCAACAATAGACCTAGCAGCTACGCCGGCCGGTGGGCAGCGGGCTTTCCGAGACTATCTGCGGGACAGCCTGGAGTACCCTGAAAAAGCAATGAAGGACGAAAAAGAGGGCAGTGTTAAACTCAGCTTCTTGGTGAACGTCGATGGTACGCTGCAGAATATCAAGGTGATGAAAGGACTCACGGAGGAGTGTGATGCCGAAGCCATCCGGCTGCTACAGGAAGGCCCTGCCTGGCATCCGGCTATCATCAACGGCCGCCGCACAGCGCGCACGGTTCAGATCAGCATCCCGTTCCGAATTGCCGACCATCAGTAA
- a CDS encoding GNAT family N-acetyltransferase: MDFTRDILLENDRALLRPLAATDADLLEPAAADPELWRYTLTRADDRASLEAYVAAALQGRAQARRYPFVIMDKQTGRAAGSTSYYNVVPEEQRLSIGYTWIGTDFQRTGLNRAAKHLLLRYAFDELGCERVELETDARNYKSQNAMRQMGATEEGRLRSHRPTQGGIRRDTIIFSIIRPEWQLLRHTIFGAFDTARG, encoded by the coding sequence ATGGATTTCACCCGCGACATTCTGCTCGAAAACGACCGGGCTCTGCTGCGTCCCTTGGCTGCTACCGATGCAGACTTGCTGGAGCCCGCTGCCGCCGACCCGGAATTGTGGCGCTACACCCTCACCCGCGCCGACGACCGGGCCAGCCTAGAGGCCTATGTGGCAGCCGCGCTGCAAGGCCGGGCGCAGGCGCGACGCTATCCGTTCGTTATCATGGATAAGCAAACGGGCCGGGCGGCGGGCAGCACCAGCTATTACAACGTGGTGCCCGAGGAACAACGCCTGAGCATCGGCTACACCTGGATTGGCACTGATTTTCAGCGTACGGGCCTCAACCGGGCCGCCAAGCATCTGCTGTTGCGCTACGCCTTCGACGAGCTAGGTTGTGAGCGGGTGGAGCTGGAGACTGACGCCCGTAACTATAAGTCGCAGAACGCTATGCGGCAGATGGGAGCCACCGAGGAGGGCCGGCTGCGCAGCCACCGTCCCACGCAGGGCGGCATCCGGCGCGACACTATTATCTTCAGCATTATCCGGCCGGAGTGGCAGTTGCTGCGGCACACCATCTTCGGCGCTTTCGATACGGCCCGTGGCTAA
- the fumC gene encoding class II fumarate hydratase — MTQFRTEKDTMGTVQVPADAYYGAQTQRSIDNFQIAQDINRMPKEIIRAFAYLKKAAALTNRDAGILDADKAALIGRVCDEILDGKLDKEFPLVVWQTGSGTQSNMNVNEVVAYRGHVLQGGSLADEKKVLAPNDDVNKSQSSNDTFPTAMHIAAYKILVETTIPGIEKLRDTLKSKSEQFMHIVKIGRTHLMDATPLTVGQEFSGYVSQLDHGLRAIKNTLAHLSELALGGTAVGTGINTPAGYSENVAKHIADLTGLPFITAENKFEALAAHDAIVEAHGALKTVAASLMKIGNDIRLLASGPRAGIGELHIPDNEPGSSIMPGKVNPTQCEAMTMVAAQVMGNDVAINIGGMNGHFELNVFKPVMIYNFLHSARLIGDVCVSFNDKCAVGIEPLEANIKKHVDSSLMLVTALNPHIGYYKAAEIAQTAHKNGSTLKETALQLGYLTEEQFNEWLKPEDMVGEIKK; from the coding sequence ATGACGCAGTTCCGCACCGAGAAAGACACCATGGGCACCGTGCAGGTGCCAGCCGACGCCTACTACGGCGCCCAGACCCAGCGCAGCATCGACAACTTTCAGATTGCCCAGGACATCAACCGGATGCCCAAGGAAATCATCCGCGCCTTCGCCTACCTCAAGAAAGCCGCCGCCCTCACCAACCGCGACGCCGGCATCCTCGACGCCGACAAGGCCGCGCTGATTGGCCGCGTGTGCGACGAAATCCTGGACGGTAAGCTCGATAAGGAGTTTCCGCTGGTGGTATGGCAGACCGGCTCGGGCACGCAGAGCAACATGAACGTGAACGAAGTGGTAGCCTACCGCGGCCACGTGCTGCAGGGCGGCAGCCTCGCGGATGAGAAGAAGGTGCTTGCCCCCAACGACGACGTGAACAAGAGCCAAAGCTCGAACGACACGTTCCCGACGGCCATGCACATTGCGGCCTACAAAATCCTGGTGGAAACCACCATTCCCGGCATCGAGAAGCTGCGCGACACGCTCAAAAGCAAGTCGGAGCAGTTCATGCACATCGTCAAAATCGGCCGCACCCACCTCATGGATGCTACCCCGCTGACGGTGGGCCAGGAGTTTTCGGGCTATGTGTCGCAGCTCGACCACGGCCTGCGCGCCATCAAAAACACGCTGGCGCATTTGAGCGAGCTGGCTCTGGGCGGCACCGCCGTAGGCACCGGCATCAACACGCCCGCCGGCTACTCCGAGAACGTGGCCAAGCACATTGCCGACCTCACCGGCCTGCCGTTCATCACCGCCGAAAACAAGTTTGAGGCCCTGGCCGCCCACGACGCCATTGTGGAAGCCCACGGCGCTTTGAAAACCGTAGCCGCTTCGCTGATGAAAATCGGCAACGACATCCGGTTGCTGGCTTCGGGCCCGCGCGCCGGCATTGGCGAGCTGCACATCCCTGACAACGAGCCCGGCTCCAGCATCATGCCCGGCAAGGTGAACCCCACTCAGTGCGAAGCCATGACGATGGTAGCCGCTCAGGTGATGGGCAACGACGTGGCCATCAACATTGGCGGCATGAACGGGCACTTCGAGCTGAACGTGTTCAAGCCGGTGATGATTTACAACTTCCTGCATTCGGCCCGCCTGATTGGCGATGTGTGCGTGAGCTTCAACGACAAGTGCGCTGTGGGCATCGAGCCTCTGGAAGCCAACATCAAGAAGCACGTCGATTCGTCGCTGATGCTGGTAACGGCCCTCAACCCGCACATTGGCTACTACAAAGCCGCCGAAATTGCCCAGACGGCCCACAAAAACGGCTCGACGCTGAAAGAAACCGCGCTGCAGCTCGGCTACCTCACCGAGGAGCAGTTCAATGAGTGGCTGAAGCCCGAGGACATGGTAGGCGAAATCAAGAAATAA
- a CDS encoding NADAR family protein translates to MSATPLPAIRSVESLLQHLEAGAAIKYLYFWGHTGAGRIGKEVFSQWYPAPFEVAGDTYATAEHYMMAEKARLFQDEAARQAILASTHPDQAKKLGRTVRNFEEAHWNAARFAIVVQGNAAKFEQHPALRAFLLGTGSRVLVEASPVDPVWGIGLAQDHPQAANPAAWPGLNLLGFTLMEVRNILA, encoded by the coding sequence ATGTCTGCTACCCCTCTGCCCGCCATTCGCTCCGTTGAGAGCCTGCTGCAGCATCTGGAAGCCGGGGCGGCCATCAAGTACTTGTATTTCTGGGGCCACACTGGCGCCGGCCGCATCGGCAAGGAAGTGTTCAGCCAATGGTATCCGGCACCATTTGAGGTGGCCGGCGACACCTACGCCACCGCCGAGCACTATATGATGGCTGAAAAAGCCCGCTTGTTTCAGGATGAAGCCGCCCGGCAGGCCATCTTGGCGTCTACCCATCCCGACCAAGCGAAAAAGCTGGGCCGCACCGTCCGCAACTTCGAGGAAGCCCACTGGAATGCCGCTCGTTTTGCTATTGTAGTGCAAGGCAACGCGGCTAAGTTCGAGCAGCACCCAGCACTGCGCGCGTTTCTGCTGGGCACCGGCTCCCGCGTCCTCGTGGAGGCCAGCCCTGTAGACCCGGTGTGGGGAATCGGTTTGGCGCAAGACCACCCACAGGCCGCCAATCCGGCTGCATGGCCCGGCCTCAATCTGCTGGGCTTTACTTTGATGGAAGTCCGGAATATCCTTGCTTAA